The genomic region GATGCCGCGCATTTCGCGTCCTACATGCGCCGGAACTATCCGGCGATCGACATCCCCAAATACGGTGTTTTTGTCAGCGACGGCCGGCTGGTGACCTACAGCCGCTCTGGTGTGGGCACCGTCACCAGCCTGCTGCTGCCTGGCCTGCTGCGCGACGGATACGACGACCTGCCGCAATGGGCAGTGACCGGGCTGCGCACCTATTTCGAGAAGTTCTACGGCTTCTGGGAGACCGACGCCGCGGCCGGCCAGCGGGTGGTGCGGTTCGCCCACGGCTATCACAATCCCTGGCGGTTGCAGGACATCAGGCTGCTGCTGCCCGACCTGAAGCTGGCGAATCTGGTCTCGGACACGCCAACCGTGGACGGAACCCGGTACCAGAGCCAGCAGCGGCTACTGATGATTTTCATCTGGAAGGAGGGCAAGCTGCCCGCCTTCATGGCGGCGCTGAGGGCCCGCGACCGCAAGATGTACCCGACCTATCTCGAGGCCGTGTTCGGCCAGCCGCTCGAGGCGCTGCAGCCCCGGTTCCGCGCCTTCCAGGAAACCATTCTCGCCCACTGGAATCTGGTCATGCGCACGCCCCCCAGCCAGGTCTACGCCGACAGGGCAACATTCGAGGCGATGACCGCCAGCGTCTGGCGGTAACGTGAATTTCACCACCCGCCGCATCCTCGACTCCGTGAAACCACTGTGCTAAATCGGCGCGCCTAAACACGAAACAACGAAAAACGAGGACACAGAATGGATGTGAATGGAGTTGCCGCCGTGATCACCGGCGGCGCATCCGGCCTGGGCCGGGCCACCGCGGAAGCGCTGCTGGCCAAGGGTGCCAAAGTCACCATCTTCGACGTCAATGAAACCCTGGGCGAACAGGCGGCCAAGGAAATGGGCTGTGTCTTCGCCAAGGTCGACGTGACCAGCGAAGAAAGCGTCATCGCCGGCCTGGACAAGGGCAAGGCGGCCCATGGTCAGGACGCCCGCATCCTGGTGAACTGCGCCGGCGTCGCCGACGCGGGCAAGACCGTGTCCAAGGGCGAGCCCCATTCGCTGGCTGTGTTCACCAAGGTGATCAACGTCAACCTGATCGGCACCTTCAACTGCATCCGCCTGGCGGCCGCGCGCATGACCCAGATGGAGCCGCTGGCCGACGGCGAGCGTGGCGTGATCGTCAACACCGCCTCGGTCGCTGCCTATGAAGGCCAGATCGGCCAGGTGGCCTATGCCTCGTCGAAGGGCGGCGTGGTGTCCATGACGCTGACCGTCGCCCGCGACCTGTCGCGCGACGGCGTCCGTTGCTGCACGATCGCGCCGGGCCTGTTCATCACCCCCATGCTGAAGGGCCTGCCGCAGAACGTGCAGGACGCGCTGGGCGAGTCGGTGCCGTTCCCGCCGCGCCTGGGCGATCCCAGCGAATACGCCAAGACCGCCATGTTCATCTTCGACAATGTGATGCTGAACGGCGAGACCATCCGTCTCGACGGCGCGCTGCGCATGGCGCCGAAGTGAGCTTGTCCAGATAGGACGGGAAAAGGGGCCTTCGCGGCCCCTTTTTTTATCCGAATCCCCGCTCAGGGATTTGGGCATTCCGTTGCGCCGCAAGCAGGCCGCGTCCCGGACTATCTGGCCGCCTTGTCCATGAACGTCGCCAGCGCGATGTCCTTCTTCGTCACGCCGCCGGCGTCGTGGGTCGACAGGGTCACTTCCACCCGGTTGTAGACGTTAGACCATTCGGGATGGTGATCGGCCTTCTCGGCGGCCAGCGCGACCCGCGCCATGAAGGCGAATGCCTCGTTGAAGTCGCCGAACTTGTAGGTTTTGGTAATGGCGTTGCGGCCCGGCACGTCGGACCAGCCGGGCAGGGTGGCAAGCGCCGCCGTGCGCTCGGGTCCCTCGAGTTTTGTCATGTTGATGCCTCTCGCCGCCGCTGCTATGTCGATATGACCGGATGGAGATGAGATATGTCCAGAGGCAGTTTTCTCAATGATGGCCTTTACGACTATTTGCTGAAGGCGACGCTCGCGCCCGAGCCGCTGCTCGAGCGGCTGCGGGACGAGACCACCGAAAAGACCGGCCAGTGGGCCGGCATGCAGATCTCCCGCGACCAGGGCCGGTTCATGCAGGTGCTGGTCAAGCTGATGGGCGCAAAAAAATACCTGGAGGTCGGCACCTTCACCGGCTACAGCGCGCTGGTGGTCGCCCAGGCGCTGCCGGATGACGGCAAGGTGGTGGCCTGCGACATCAGCGAGGAATGGACCGCGGTCGGCAAGCGCTACTGGGCCGAGGCCGGTGTCGCCGGCAAGGTGGACCTGCGGCTGGCGCCCGCGCTCGAGACCATGGCGGCGCTGGCGGACGGTCCCGAGGCCGGCACCTTCGACATGATCTTTCTCGACGGTGACAAGAAGGAATATGACGGCTACTACGAATACAGCCTGACCCTGTTGCGGCCGGGCGGCGTGGTGCTGGTCGACAATGTGCTGTGGGGCGGCAGCGTGGCCGATCCCGAGAAGCAGGACGAGAGCACCGCCGCGATCCGGGCGCTGAACGAGAAGATCAGGGACGATGCGCGCGTGTTCAGCGTGCTGGTCTCGATCGGCGACGGCCTCACCATGGCCGTGAAACAGTAGCCCCGATGTCTCCAACCAGCGTCCTGTTCGTCTGTCTGGGCAACATCTGCCGCTCGCCCATGGCCGAGGGGATGTTCCGCGACATGGTCGTGAAAGCCGGTCTCAAGGAGGTCATTGCCATCGATTCAGCCGGCACCGGAGATTGGCATATCGGCGAACAACCTGATCGCCGCGCCATCACGACGGCCGCGAAACGGGGAATCGACATCACCGGCCTCAGGGCCCGGCAGGTGCACGAAAAAGACTTCGTCGAGTTCGATCATATCCTCGTGATGGACCGCAGCAACCTTGCCGCAGTGCAGCGCATGGCCGCTTCGGGGCGCACGGTTCCGAGGCTGTTTCTGGACTATGCGCCTGTCGTCGGCCTGGACGACGTGCCCGATCCCTACATCACCGGCGGGTTCGACAAAGTGCTGGATCTGATCGAGGCCGGATCGGCCGGATTGTTGCGGGCGCTAACAGATCAGGCGGGCGGCGCACAATAATACATATAAATTGTGTATTAAATTATATTTTACATTTTTGTTGATTAGTCCAGCGCGTAACACTAGATACCCCAACAGTTATGCGCGCAGGCTCTACCGCTATTGTTCGCCTTGCCGCAGGGTACGCGTGGTAGTATGTAAGCCGTGTGACAGCGCGCGTTTAAGCACGTCTGCCGAAAATTCGACCCCGAAAGGATGGGGCTGGGAGAAGATGGCAACCAATCTCGCTCAAAAGCCGACCGCGAGCGTGGACGATCGCGTCCCCGCAAGCCTCGAATCCGTCGTTATCCGTTTTGCCGGTGATTCCGGCGACGGCATGCAATTGACGGGCACGCAATTTACGCACTCGACGGCGCTGATGGGCACCGACCTGGCGACCTTCCCCGACTTTCCGGCGGAGATCAGGGCGCCTACAGGCACCACGTTCGGTGTCTCGGCCTATCAGATCAATTTCGGCGCACGCCGCGTGCTGACAGCGGGCGACCAGCCCGATGTGCTCGTCGCCATGAACCCGGCGGCGCTGAAGACCAATCTGGACTCGCTCAAGCCGGGCGGGACTCTGGTGGTCGACACCGGCTCGTTCAACAGCCGGACCCTGGCCAAGGCGGGCTACACCTCGAACCCGCTCGAGGACGGCACCATCGCGCCCTATCAGGTGATCCTGCTCGACATCACCAAGATGACGCTGGAATCCGTCAAGGAATTCGGCCTGTCCAACAAGGACGCCATCCGCTGCAAGAACATGTGGACCCTGGGTCTCATGTTGTGGATGTACGGCCGTCAGCGCCAGTCGGTGGTCGATTGGCTGCGCGGCAAGTTCGCCAAGTCGCAGCAGCTCGCCGACGCCAACGTCGCCGCCGTGAATGCCGGCCATGCATTCGGCGAGACCGCCGAGCTGGCGGGCGACATGAGCCATTCCACGGTCGGCCGCGCCGAAGTGGCGCCGGGCGTCTACCGCACCATCACCGGCGCGGAATCGCTGGCGCTGGGTCTGGTGGCCGGCGGCAAGCTGGCCGGACTGAACATCATGTTCGGCTCGTACCCGATCACGCCCGCCTCGACCCTGCTGCATCAGCTGGCGCGGTTGAAGGAGCACGGCGTCGTCACCTTCCAGGCGGAAGACGAAATCGCCGCCATCTGCTCGGCCATCGGCGCCAGCTTCGCCGGCTCGCTGGGCGTGACGTCCTCGTCCGGTCCGGGCATCGCGCTGAAGGGCGAAGCCATGGGTCTTGCCATCACCACCGAACTGCCGCTGGTGATCGTCAATTCGCAGCGCGGCGGTCCGTCGACCGGCCTGCCGACCAAGACGGAACAGTCGGATCTGTACCAGGCGATCTATGGCCGCAACGGCGACGCGCCGCTGCCGGTAATCGCCTCGGCCACGCCGGGCGATTGCTTCGAGGTGGCCATCGAGGCCGTGCGCCTCGCCGTCAAGTACATGACTCCGGTGATCCTGCTGACCGACGGATATCTGGCCAATGCGGCCGAGCCGTGGCCGGTACCGGATTTCGACAGCCTGAAGCCATTCCCGGTCGCGTTCCACACCGAGGCCGAAGGGTTCAGCCCGTTCACGCGTGACCAGAAGACCCTGGCGCGCAACTGGGCGATCCCCGGCAATCCGGGTACCGAGCACCGCATCGGCGGCATCGAGAAGGACTTCAACACCGGCAACATTTCCTACGCCGCGGACAATCACCAGCTGATGACCGATACGCGCTGGAACAAGGTGCTCGGCATCGCCGACGATATCCCGTTGCAGGAAATCACCCAGGGCGATGCCTCGGGCGAACTGGTGGTGGTGGGCTGGGGTTCGACCTTCGGCCCGATCTACCGCGCCGTCGAGCAGTCGCGCGCCAAGGGCCTGAACGTGTCGCAGATTCACGTCCGCTACATGTGGCCGCTGCCGAAGAACCTGGGCGAGTTGCTGAAGGGCTTCAAGAAGGTGCTGGTCCCCGAAATGAACAAGGGCCAGTTCGCTACCGTGCTGCGCGATAATTACCTGGTGGACGCGGTCAGGCTGAATCAGGTCAACGGCCAGCCCTTCAAGGTGAGCCACCTGAACGACGTCATCGCCGAGACGTTGGGCTGAGGAAAGCAATCATGAACGAACTCTCCCCGCAGAAGCTGACCGCCAAGGACTATGCCACCGACCAGGAAGTGCGCTGGTGCCCGGGTTGCGGCGACTATGCCATCCTGAAATCGGTGCAGAAGACGCTGGCCGACCTCGAGGCCGATCCGGCAAACACCGTGTTCGTATCGGGCATCGGCTGCTCGTCGCGCTTCCCCTATTACATGGCCACCTACGGCTTCCACACCATTCACGGCCGCGCCCCGGCCTTCGCCACCGGCATCAAGCTGGCGAATCCGGGACTCGACGTCTGGATGGTGACCGGTGACGGCGACGGCCTGTCGATCGGCGGCAATCACCTGCTGCACGTATTGCGCCGGAACGTGGATATCCAGATCCTGCTGTTCAACAACGAGATCTATGGTCTGACCAAGGGCCAGTATTCCCCCACGTCGCGGCCGGGCACCCGCTCGCCGTCGAGCCCCGGCGGCTCGATCGAGCGCAACCTGAATCCGTGCAACTTTGCCCTGGCCGCCGGCGCATGCTTCGTGGCGCGTACCGTCGATACCGACCAGAAGCACATGCCCGAGATCCTGAAGCGCGCCCACGGACACCGCGGCGCGTCGTTCGTCGAGATCTTCCAGAACTGCATCGTGTTCAACGACGCCGTGTTCGCCGACTTCACCGACAAGAAGAACGCACCGGAGCGCCAGCTGCGCGCCGAGCATGGCCACAAGCTGGTCTTCGGCCCCAACAACGAGAAGGGCCTGCGCCTCGACCGCGACAATGTGGCGATCGAGATCGTGACCATCGGCGAGAACGGCATCACCGAGGACGACATCCTGGTGCATGACGAGACCGATGCGTTGCTGGCACAGATGCTGGTCACCCTCGACGGGCCCGACGCGCCGGTCGTGGTCGGCGTGATCTACTGCAATCCGGCCGACACCTATGACGGCGGCGTCGCCTCGCAGGTCGAGTCGGCCAAGAGCGCCAAGCCGAACGCCGACATGAAGGAGCTGCTGTTCGCCGGCAGCACCTGGACCGTCGACTGAGGCTTTCAGCCTCCGGAAACACGAAGGGGCGCCGCGCGGCGCCCCTTTTTTCTTGGATTGACGAGGCCTACCGCGCGCAGTCGCCGGCGTTGCCGTCGAATTGCGGGTTGATGACCCACTTGCCCTTCTTGTTCACGAAGCCCCATTTGCCGCCGAAACTGGCCAGCGCCAGGCCGTCGTCGAACGGTCCGGCGTCGTCGAATTGCGGGTTGACCACCCAGTGGCCCTTCCGGTCGATGAAGCCCCAGCGGCCATTCAGCGCCGCGGGCGCGAGGCCGTCCTCGAACGGCCCGGCGTACTGGAACTGCGGGTTGACGGCCCACTTGCCGTCTTTGTCGAGGAAGCCCCAGAGACCGTTCTGGGACGCGGGCACCAGGCCATCCTCGAACTCGACGCCGGCCTGGTCGAACTCCGGGTTGATCATCCAGACGCCCTTCCCGTCGATGAAGCCGTAACGTCCCTCAAATCCGGCCCGCGCCCTGTCGTCGTCGCCATAGGTCCCGGCCGAGGAGAACTGCGGGTTGACCACCCATTTGCCATCCTTGCCGATATAGCCCCAGCGGTCACCCTGGCGGACGGCGGCGCGGCCCTCGTTGAACATGTTGGCCTGTGTGAACTGGGGATTGATCACCCACTTGCCGGTCTTGTCGATATAACCCCACAGGCCCGCCTGCATGGCGGCGGCAATGCCGCCATCGGAGAAATCGCCGGCGGACTCGATTGTCGGCTCGATTGCCCACTGTCCCTGTTTGTCGATATAGCCGGCGCCGTCTTCGGTCTCGACCGGCGCCAGGCCATTATCGCCGAACAGGTAGGCTGCGGTGAAATCGGGCGGGATCGCCCACTTACCCCTTTTGTCCACATAGCCCCAGCGGTCACCCTGCCGCGCCACGGCGAGGCCGTTCTCATAGGGCCACAGCGCATCGAATTGCGGGTTGAGCACCCATTTGCCGTCGCGGTCGACCATGCCGCACCGGCCTTCCGTGCGCACGATCAGCGCGTCGTCGCGCGACGCCATTGGGGTATGGTCCCTGTCGAACACGATCGCACCGACGATCAGCACCAGGAGAATGGCGACGGCGATTAGCATGTAGCGCATGGCGAGCCTCGAACAGTTTCGGGAGTCTTCCCGAGCCTGTTAACGCGCGCATGCGGAAAAGGTTACCTCCGCCGCAGCGACGCGGCCTCGCCGACGCCGAGCGGGCGGATCGGGTTATCGGGACCATTCTGCGACATCAGAACCTGCCTCGGGAAACCGCGCCTCAGCCCAGCGAGCCGATCATCTCCGGGATAGTGGTGAACTTGCGGCGCGGCGCGCCATGTGTGGCGCCTGCTTCCTCGGCCGCCTCGATGCGCTTCCAGTCCTCGAACGTCACCACCCGCACCTTGCGATCGGACAGCAGCTGGTCGAGACCCGCCGGACCCTGCTTGAAGGCGTCCGGCGTCAGTGCCTTGGCGTGTTCCGCCACCTGGCTGCCGTCGGGGAAATTGGTGGCGATGGTGCCGCTGGGGCCGCGCTTGGCCCAGCCGGCCACATAAAGACCGTCATCGATCTTGCCGTTCTCGTTCTGGAACCGCTGGTTCCGGTCATCATAGGCCACGTTGTCGAGCGGCGTGGACTGGGTGCCGATACAGGCGACCACGATGTTGCAGGGCACCTCGAACGTCTCGCCGGTGGGCACCACGCGGCCGTCGTCATCCAGCCGGGTGCGTTCCATGCGAATGGCCGCCACCTTGCCGTCCGCGCCCAGCACCTCGACGGGCATGGCGTAGAATTCCAGGTGGATGCGCACCCCCTTCTCGTCACCCGTGTGAAGGGCATATTCGCGCAGGTAGCCGATATTCTTTTCCTGGCTGCCGCGGCCCTTGTCCTCGAGCGCCACGGTCTCGTCAGGCAGCACGGCCGGATCGACCAGGGTCACCGCGTTCTCCAGTTCGCCGAACTCCTTCACCTCCTTGTGGGTAAAAGCGGCCTGCAGCGGCCCGCGGCGGGCGAACACATAGATGTCCTTCACCGGCGAGGTGTCGATGGCGTCGGCGGCATAATGGGCCATGTCGGTGGCGCGCACCTCTTCGCCGGTCTTGGCGAGCAGGCGGGCCACGTCGAGCGCCACGTTGCCGGCGCCGATCACCACCGCGGTGCCGGTTTCCAGGCTGGGCGACAATTCGCGGAAGTCGGGATGGGCATTGTACCAGCCGACGAACTCGGACGAGCCGTAGACGCCGGCCAGATCCTCGCCGGGAATGCCCATGCGGCGGTCGCGCG from Emcibacter sp. SYSU 3D8 harbors:
- a CDS encoding 3-hydroxyacyl-CoA dehydrogenase, with translation MDVNGVAAVITGGASGLGRATAEALLAKGAKVTIFDVNETLGEQAAKEMGCVFAKVDVTSEESVIAGLDKGKAAHGQDARILVNCAGVADAGKTVSKGEPHSLAVFTKVINVNLIGTFNCIRLAAARMTQMEPLADGERGVIVNTASVAAYEGQIGQVAYASSKGGVVSMTLTVARDLSRDGVRCCTIAPGLFITPMLKGLPQNVQDALGESVPFPPRLGDPSEYAKTAMFIFDNVMLNGETIRLDGALRMAPK
- a CDS encoding 4a-hydroxytetrahydrobiopterin dehydratase, which produces MTKLEGPERTAALATLPGWSDVPGRNAITKTYKFGDFNEAFAFMARVALAAEKADHHPEWSNVYNRVEVTLSTHDAGGVTKKDIALATFMDKAAR
- a CDS encoding class I SAM-dependent methyltransferase produces the protein MSRGSFLNDGLYDYLLKATLAPEPLLERLRDETTEKTGQWAGMQISRDQGRFMQVLVKLMGAKKYLEVGTFTGYSALVVAQALPDDGKVVACDISEEWTAVGKRYWAEAGVAGKVDLRLAPALETMAALADGPEAGTFDMIFLDGDKKEYDGYYEYSLTLLRPGGVVLVDNVLWGGSVADPEKQDESTAAIRALNEKIRDDARVFSVLVSIGDGLTMAVKQ
- a CDS encoding low molecular weight protein-tyrosine-phosphatase, with translation MSPTSVLFVCLGNICRSPMAEGMFRDMVVKAGLKEVIAIDSAGTGDWHIGEQPDRRAITTAAKRGIDITGLRARQVHEKDFVEFDHILVMDRSNLAAVQRMAASGRTVPRLFLDYAPVVGLDDVPDPYITGGFDKVLDLIEAGSAGLLRALTDQAGGAQ
- a CDS encoding 2-oxoacid:acceptor oxidoreductase subunit alpha; its protein translation is MATNLAQKPTASVDDRVPASLESVVIRFAGDSGDGMQLTGTQFTHSTALMGTDLATFPDFPAEIRAPTGTTFGVSAYQINFGARRVLTAGDQPDVLVAMNPAALKTNLDSLKPGGTLVVDTGSFNSRTLAKAGYTSNPLEDGTIAPYQVILLDITKMTLESVKEFGLSNKDAIRCKNMWTLGLMLWMYGRQRQSVVDWLRGKFAKSQQLADANVAAVNAGHAFGETAELAGDMSHSTVGRAEVAPGVYRTITGAESLALGLVAGGKLAGLNIMFGSYPITPASTLLHQLARLKEHGVVTFQAEDEIAAICSAIGASFAGSLGVTSSSGPGIALKGEAMGLAITTELPLVIVNSQRGGPSTGLPTKTEQSDLYQAIYGRNGDAPLPVIASATPGDCFEVAIEAVRLAVKYMTPVILLTDGYLANAAEPWPVPDFDSLKPFPVAFHTEAEGFSPFTRDQKTLARNWAIPGNPGTEHRIGGIEKDFNTGNISYAADNHQLMTDTRWNKVLGIADDIPLQEITQGDASGELVVVGWGSTFGPIYRAVEQSRAKGLNVSQIHVRYMWPLPKNLGELLKGFKKVLVPEMNKGQFATVLRDNYLVDAVRLNQVNGQPFKVSHLNDVIAETLG
- a CDS encoding 2-oxoacid:ferredoxin oxidoreductase subunit beta, with product MNELSPQKLTAKDYATDQEVRWCPGCGDYAILKSVQKTLADLEADPANTVFVSGIGCSSRFPYYMATYGFHTIHGRAPAFATGIKLANPGLDVWMVTGDGDGLSIGGNHLLHVLRRNVDIQILLFNNEIYGLTKGQYSPTSRPGTRSPSSPGGSIERNLNPCNFALAAGACFVARTVDTDQKHMPEILKRAHGHRGASFVEIFQNCIVFNDAVFADFTDKKNAPERQLRAEHGHKLVFGPNNEKGLRLDRDNVAIEIVTIGENGITEDDILVHDETDALLAQMLVTLDGPDAPVVVGVIYCNPADTYDGGVASQVESAKSAKPNADMKELLFAGSTWTVD
- a CDS encoding WG repeat-containing protein; this encodes MRYMLIAVAILLVLIVGAIVFDRDHTPMASRDDALIVRTEGRCGMVDRDGKWVLNPQFDALWPYENGLAVARQGDRWGYVDKRGKWAIPPDFTAAYLFGDNGLAPVETEDGAGYIDKQGQWAIEPTIESAGDFSDGGIAAAMQAGLWGYIDKTGKWVINPQFTQANMFNEGRAAVRQGDRWGYIGKDGKWVVNPQFSSAGTYGDDDRARAGFEGRYGFIDGKGVWMINPEFDQAGVEFEDGLVPASQNGLWGFLDKDGKWAVNPQFQYAGPFEDGLAPAALNGRWGFIDRKGHWVVNPQFDDAGPFDDGLALASFGGKWGFVNKKGKWVINPQFDGNAGDCAR
- a CDS encoding FAD-dependent oxidoreductase, with the translated sequence MGLTVAIIGSGPGGFYTAAALVKDIPDCRVDVIDRLPTPFGLIRAGVAPDHQSSKKIAKIFERTAQSPQVRFLGNVEVPRDVTIAELRGLYDAVVLATGAPRDRRMGIPGEDLAGVYGSSEFVGWYNAHPDFRELSPSLETGTAVVIGAGNVALDVARLLAKTGEEVRATDMAHYAADAIDTSPVKDIYVFARRGPLQAAFTHKEVKEFGELENAVTLVDPAVLPDETVALEDKGRGSQEKNIGYLREYALHTGDEKGVRIHLEFYAMPVEVLGADGKVAAIRMERTRLDDDGRVVPTGETFEVPCNIVVACIGTQSTPLDNVAYDDRNQRFQNENGKIDDGLYVAGWAKRGPSGTIATNFPDGSQVAEHAKALTPDAFKQGPAGLDQLLSDRKVRVVTFEDWKRIEAAEEAGATHGAPRRKFTTIPEMIGSLG